One genomic segment of Marinitoga sp. 38H-ov includes these proteins:
- a CDS encoding single-stranded DNA-binding protein — protein sequence MSYSFNRVILVGRLTRDPEVRMTTSGDKVANFTIAVDRPNWNSDFNGQKTDFIRIVVFGKRAEFAENYLKKGVLILVEGSLRINTWRDQNNNYKERAEVSASAIQFMESKASRDAYITDNFENNSNIEVIEPTIDEVSDDLDDFSNDNFPQFFPIDDVNPDDDTPPNF from the coding sequence ATGAGTTATTCATTTAATAGAGTAATCTTAGTTGGGAGACTTACTCGCGATCCGGAAGTTAGGATGACTACTTCTGGTGACAAAGTGGCAAATTTTACTATTGCTGTTGATAGACCTAATTGGAACAGCGATTTCAATGGTCAAAAAACAGATTTTATAAGAATTGTAGTATTTGGGAAAAGAGCTGAATTTGCTGAAAATTATTTAAAAAAAGGTGTATTAATTTTAGTGGAAGGATCACTAAGAATTAATACTTGGAGAGACCAAAACAATAATTATAAGGAAAGAGCTGAAGTTTCTGCATCAGCAATACAATTTATGGAATCAAAAGCTAGCAGAGATGCATATATAACAGATAATTTTGAAAATAATTCAAATATAGAAGTTATTGAACCGACAATAGATGAAGTATCTGATGATTTGGATGATTTCTCAAATGATAATTTTCCACAGTTTTTTCCAATTGACGATGTAAATCCAGATGATGATACTCCACCAAATTTTTAG
- the rpsR gene encoding 30S ribosomal protein S18 — MAFNRRPRRVKKCKLCSMKVEYIDYKNTDLLKDFMNEKGKIVPKRLNGNCSKHQRMVKTAIKRSRQMALLPFVSE; from the coding sequence ATGGCATTTAACAGAAGACCTAGAAGAGTTAAAAAATGTAAATTATGCTCAATGAAAGTTGAATATATAGATTATAAAAATACAGATTTATTAAAAGATTTCATGAACGAAAAAGGTAAAATTGTTCCAAAAAGATTAAATGGAAATTGTTCTAAACATCAAAGAATGGTTAAAACAGCTATTAAAAGATCAAGACAAATGGCTTTATTACCTTTTGTAAGCGAATAA
- the rplI gene encoding 50S ribosomal protein L9 — protein sequence MKVMLLKDVAKVGKKGEIVKVSDGYGRNFLIPRGLAVEAKEGEIKHVKKIQEVKNEVKQKRKEKNEQLLKKLQERVYIIKIKSGSNGKLFGSITANDVAKLIKESTNLEFDKRWFDEKINIKEIGLYSLKVKLPEGVKGEIKLKVEPLE from the coding sequence ATGAAGGTTATGTTATTAAAAGATGTTGCTAAAGTTGGAAAAAAAGGTGAAATTGTTAAGGTTTCTGATGGTTATGGAAGAAATTTTTTAATTCCAAGAGGATTAGCAGTAGAAGCTAAAGAAGGAGAGATTAAACATGTTAAAAAAATCCAAGAAGTTAAAAATGAAGTAAAACAAAAAAGAAAAGAGAAAAATGAACAATTGTTGAAAAAATTGCAAGAAAGAGTTTATATAATAAAAATTAAATCTGGTAGCAATGGTAAACTATTTGGTTCAATTACTGCAAATGATGTTGCTAAATTGATAAAAGAATCTACAAATTTAGAATTTGATAAAAGATGGTTTGATGAAAAAATTAATATAAAGGAAATTGGATTATATTCATTAAAAGTTAAATTACCAGAAGGTGTAAAAGGTGAAATCAAATTGAAAGTTGAGCCACTGGAATAG
- a CDS encoding MBL fold metallo-hydrolase: protein MEFIIRSKALYTTWIYYKPDRLLFDVGEGISAALGNKIYSIEKIFLSHSHVDHIAGLWGFINTRNNAMGSREKDLEIYFPKNSKNISEYLNFIKSMNRHLRFNITIKEIEHNDIVELRNNRFLSAFKTRHTPGEKSLGFQIIEKRKKLKNEFINLSGEKIKKLVSDYGKDYITEEYTKKLITISGDSLPISPDIIEDSDILLHECTFIKESDRKLRNHTSLDEIKVLLKQISPKKVILYHVSSRYNKLIDKILKDLKNEFDNIEFHIVHPEEISII from the coding sequence TTGGAATTTATAATACGTTCAAAAGCATTATATACAACATGGATTTATTATAAACCAGATAGATTATTATTTGATGTCGGTGAAGGCATAAGTGCTGCATTAGGAAATAAAATATATAGTATAGAAAAAATTTTTCTTTCTCATTCACATGTTGATCATATTGCAGGATTATGGGGATTTATTAATACCAGAAATAATGCTATGGGAAGCAGAGAAAAAGATTTAGAAATATATTTTCCTAAAAATTCAAAAAATATATCTGAATATCTAAATTTTATTAAATCCATGAATAGACATCTTAGATTTAATATAACTATAAAAGAGATTGAACACAATGATATTGTAGAATTAAGAAACAATCGTTTTTTAAGTGCCTTTAAAACTAGACATACCCCCGGAGAAAAATCGTTAGGATTTCAAATTATTGAAAAAAGAAAAAAATTAAAAAACGAATTCATTAATTTATCAGGTGAAAAAATTAAAAAACTTGTAAGTGATTATGGAAAAGATTATATTACAGAAGAATACACAAAAAAATTAATTACTATTAGCGGAGATTCTTTGCCAATATCTCCTGATATAATAGAAGATTCTGATATTCTATTACATGAATGTACATTCATAAAAGAATCTGATAGAAAATTAAGGAATCATACTTCTTTAGATGAAATAAAGGTTTTATTAAAACAAATATCACCAAAAAAAGTTATATTATATCATGTGTCTAGTAGGTATAATAAATTAATTGATAAAATATTAAAAGATTTAAAAAATGAATTTGATAATATAGAATTTCATATTGTTCACCCTGAAGAGATCTCTATAATATAA
- a CDS encoding NfeD family protein — translation MLEWQFWLIMGIIFIVLEVLTPSFFFLWFGISAFITSILGIFITNKFITSAVFIILSAILWLFSKKIVKKWLEPKQTKLFHLDELIEKKGIALTDFNTEEPGIVKVYSEEWKAYSDEGNINKGDKIIVLKRESNILIVKKIS, via the coding sequence ATGTTAGAATGGCAATTTTGGCTTATTATGGGGATTATTTTTATAGTATTAGAAGTATTAACTCCTTCATTCTTTTTTTTATGGTTTGGTATTAGTGCTTTTATTACATCAATTTTAGGTATATTTATTACAAACAAGTTTATTACATCAGCAGTTTTTATTATATTATCTGCAATACTATGGTTATTTTCTAAAAAAATTGTTAAAAAATGGCTAGAACCAAAACAAACTAAATTATTTCATTTAGATGAATTGATTGAAAAAAAAGGAATTGCATTAACTGATTTTAATACTGAAGAACCCGGAATCGTTAAAGTTTATAGCGAGGAATGGAAAGCGTACTCTGATGAAGGAAATATAAATAAAGGGGATAAAATAATAGTTTTAAAAAGAGAATCTAATATTTTAATTGTAAAGAAAATATCTTAA
- a CDS encoding SPFH domain-containing protein, translated as MFYYGIIALFLLFLASTSLKIIRPYEKGLIERLGKFHREAQPGLQFIIPFLDRLIKVDMRERVIDVPPQEVITKDNVIVTVDAVIYYEVTESFRVIYNVNNFEIAAIKLAQTNLRNVIGELELDQTLTSREMINTRLREVLDEATDKWGVKVTRVEIKKIDPPNDIMEAMSKQMKAERMKRAAVLEAEGYKQAAILRAEGDKRSAILKAEGQAESVKRVAEAQKYKYEVEAKGQAQAIINVFNAIHEGKPTKDLLTVKYLEALKDIANGNASKLFIPYDVVGVLGSVATIFEAKADIENKNQNIKGNREE; from the coding sequence ATGTTTTATTATGGTATTATAGCTTTATTTTTATTATTTTTAGCATCTACTAGTTTAAAAATTATTAGACCATATGAAAAAGGTTTAATAGAAAGATTAGGTAAATTCCATAGAGAAGCTCAGCCTGGTTTACAATTTATTATACCTTTTCTTGATAGATTAATTAAAGTTGATATGAGAGAAAGAGTTATTGATGTTCCTCCACAAGAAGTTATTACAAAAGATAATGTAATTGTAACTGTTGATGCTGTAATATATTACGAAGTAACAGAATCTTTTAGAGTTATATATAATGTTAATAATTTCGAAATTGCTGCAATTAAATTAGCTCAAACAAATTTAAGAAATGTTATAGGGGAATTGGAGTTAGATCAAACCTTAACTTCAAGAGAAATGATAAATACTAGACTAAGAGAAGTTTTGGATGAAGCTACAGATAAATGGGGAGTAAAAGTCACTAGAGTTGAAATAAAGAAAATAGATCCACCAAATGATATAATGGAAGCTATGAGCAAACAAATGAAAGCCGAAAGAATGAAAAGAGCTGCCGTTTTAGAAGCAGAAGGTTATAAGCAAGCTGCTATATTAAGAGCTGAAGGGGACAAAAGATCTGCAATTCTAAAAGCTGAAGGTCAAGCAGAATCTGTAAAAAGAGTTGCAGAAGCTCAAAAATACAAATATGAAGTCGAGGCTAAAGGTCAAGCACAGGCCATTATAAACGTATTTAATGCTATTCATGAAGGGAAACCTACTAAAGATCTACTAACTGTAAAATATTTAGAAGCTCTTAAAGATATTGCTAACGGAAATGCTTCAAAATTATTTATTCCTTATGATGTAGTTGGAGTTTTAGGTTCAGTTGCTACAATTTTTGAAGCAAAAGCTGATATAGAAAACAAAAATCAGAATATAAAAGGTAATAGAGAGGAGTAA
- a CDS encoding glycosyltransferase: MNILFLSIVFSMIFQLLGKYLNLYRTFMAKKYINEKDLKVSIIIPVYNEEEVIEKSIRTILNNTCDNFEIIVIDDNSKDNTYDIVKNIKDDRVKIYKKLGAKGKAQSINEAIKYIDGDVVLFLDADTLLPDNFIEEHIKYFSNEKVNMIYVDFEAYNYRNKMIYDFQEIYFEFARNILYSNLFSKAVFMGNGVFIRKKILDKVIPLKDETLVDDVNLYIKLNQIGISQRFILEPKTKIQYATNFKDLFFQHKRWYVGGLTELFEFAAKGNKNLWWVIFIILFVIFFPIITIIFSLFKGYLILNYLFKFLVIIYGIIAGTLFISKNIRWNRYLFNLIITIPFMLSFEYVILIYSFISLKNKENKWYKVKREKI, translated from the coding sequence ATGAATATTCTATTTCTTTCAATTGTTTTTTCAATGATTTTTCAATTGTTAGGTAAATATTTAAACTTATACAGGACATTTATGGCAAAAAAATATATTAATGAAAAAGATTTAAAGGTATCAATAATTATTCCTGTTTATAATGAAGAAGAAGTAATTGAAAAAAGTATAAGAACTATTTTAAATAATACGTGCGATAATTTTGAAATAATAGTAATAGATGATAATTCAAAAGATAATACATATGATATTGTAAAAAATATAAAAGATGATAGAGTAAAAATTTATAAAAAGTTAGGTGCAAAAGGTAAAGCCCAATCTATAAATGAAGCAATAAAATATATAGATGGGGATGTAGTTTTGTTTTTAGATGCTGATACGTTATTACCAGATAACTTTATAGAAGAACATATTAAATATTTTTCTAATGAAAAAGTTAATATGATTTATGTTGACTTTGAAGCTTATAATTATAGGAATAAAATGATATATGATTTTCAAGAAATTTATTTTGAATTTGCTAGAAATATTTTATATTCGAATTTGTTTTCTAAAGCTGTATTTATGGGGAATGGGGTTTTTATTAGAAAGAAAATATTAGATAAAGTAATACCTCTTAAAGATGAAACACTTGTAGATGATGTTAATTTATATATTAAATTAAATCAAATAGGAATTTCTCAAAGATTTATATTAGAACCTAAAACTAAAATTCAATATGCTACAAATTTTAAAGATTTATTTTTTCAACACAAAAGATGGTATGTAGGAGGTTTAACGGAATTATTTGAATTTGCTGCTAAAGGTAATAAAAATTTATGGTGGGTAATATTTATTATTCTTTTTGTAATATTCTTTCCTATAATCACTATTATTTTTTCACTATTTAAAGGATATTTGATACTCAACTATTTATTTAAATTCTTGGTTATAATCTATGGGATTATTGCTGGAACATTATTTATAAGTAAAAATATTCGGTGGAATAGGTATTTATTTAATTTGATTATAACAATACCTTTTATGTTATCTTTTGAATATGTGATTTTGATTTATTCTTTTATTTCATTAAAAAATAAGGAAAATAAATGGTATAAAGTTAAAAGAGAAAAAATATAA
- a CDS encoding glycosyltransferase, with the protein MNIGIFSDVYFPQKNGVSTAVKLYKEEMEKLGHNVYLFVPKYSKDYKRSEKNVFEFPAIKFLFEKEQRIALPISTDIFKIKDLNLDIIHSQDPFSMGIFAEFLAKLLKIKHVGTHHTMYEYYRNYLPLIIRPTLKQTQRMIKNWCLKLDKVISPTNNIKELLVSYGVPDEHIVVIPTGIDINKFNNPVEWDIRKEYDISSEEKIILFVGRLGPEKNIDFLIKVIHKVYHEEKNIKFVIVGDGVEREKLEDIVIDYDLHEKVIFTGGQPREKVLDAYKQADLFIFASYTETQGLVVLESMAAGTPVVALGKMGVYDLLNHENAGGIMIEELNEDDFSHEILRVLRNKDLHKKLSENAINFVKENYSIEVSVKRILEVYENLLNIDKK; encoded by the coding sequence ATGAATATAGGTATATTTTCAGATGTATACTTCCCTCAAAAAAATGGTGTTTCAACTGCAGTAAAATTATATAAGGAAGAAATGGAAAAACTAGGACATAATGTATATTTATTTGTTCCTAAATATTCAAAAGATTATAAAAGAAGTGAAAAAAATGTATTTGAATTTCCTGCAATAAAGTTTTTATTTGAAAAAGAACAAAGAATAGCATTACCTATATCTACAGATATTTTTAAGATTAAAGATTTAAATTTAGATATAATTCATTCACAAGATCCTTTTTCTATGGGGATATTTGCAGAGTTTTTAGCAAAATTATTAAAAATAAAACATGTTGGTACTCATCATACTATGTATGAATATTATAGAAACTATTTACCTTTGATTATCAGACCGACTTTAAAACAAACACAAAGAATGATTAAAAATTGGTGCTTAAAATTAGATAAAGTAATCTCACCAACTAATAATATTAAAGAATTATTAGTTAGTTATGGTGTTCCAGATGAACACATAGTAGTAATACCTACGGGAATAGATATTAATAAATTTAATAATCCAGTTGAATGGGATATTAGAAAAGAATACGATATTTCTTCAGAAGAAAAAATAATATTATTTGTTGGAAGACTTGGCCCTGAAAAGAATATAGATTTTTTAATTAAAGTCATTCATAAAGTATATCATGAGGAAAAAAATATAAAATTTGTTATTGTTGGAGATGGTGTTGAGAGGGAAAAATTAGAAGATATTGTAATTGATTATGATTTACATGAAAAAGTCATCTTTACAGGAGGGCAACCTAGAGAAAAAGTGTTAGATGCCTATAAACAAGCAGATTTATTTATATTTGCCTCCTATACTGAAACACAAGGTTTAGTTGTGTTAGAGTCTATGGCAGCTGGTACACCTGTAGTTGCATTGGGGAAAATGGGAGTATATGATTTATTGAATCATGAAAATGCCGGAGGAATAATGATTGAAGAATTAAATGAAGATGATTTTTCTCATGAGATATTAAGAGTATTGAGAAATAAAGATTTGCATAAAAAATTATCAGAAAATGCAATTAATTTTGTTAAAGAAAATTATTCAATTGAAGTATCAGTAAAAAGAATTTTAGAAGTATATGAAAACCTTTTAAATATTGACAAAAAATAA
- a CDS encoding lysylphosphatidylglycerol synthase transmembrane domain-containing protein, whose protein sequence is MKKKKNDIIGIISSILIGIFVIIFLEKLYNTSIINEIKKLKLADIAIVFLIYFIGYIIDTIRYKIILKQFETKISFFQLLYNNVMGLFFSSITPFAAGGQPYQIYHLNKHGLDIEHSTNIVVSRFITAMILNLVIALTSYRKVINSLYGTTIESALINIGLIVSFVITILIMLVFINSNIIVNMIDNFKSKKIKKLKDKYLKWSNNLKVSIKFLWSEKLHIMILDIILNIIILSLQSYALYYLFLKYANLNNNFNNFIIVFGSMMLLNMVVYYIPTPGASGTIEATYQLVFSSILKIHKGVFLSIIGWRFATYYLQILFGILLRIFVKTFIKEEN, encoded by the coding sequence ATGAAAAAAAAGAAAAATGATATTATAGGTATAATTTCTTCAATTCTAATAGGAATATTTGTGATAATATTTTTAGAGAAACTATATAATACTAGTATAATTAATGAAATAAAAAAATTAAAATTAGCTGATATTGCTATAGTTTTTTTAATTTATTTTATTGGATATATTATTGATACTATTAGATATAAAATCATCTTAAAACAATTTGAAACAAAAATCAGTTTTTTTCAGTTATTGTATAATAATGTAATGGGATTGTTTTTTTCATCAATAACCCCCTTTGCTGCAGGAGGACAACCTTATCAAATTTATCATTTGAATAAGCATGGTCTTGATATTGAACATTCTACTAACATAGTTGTTTCAAGATTTATAACAGCAATGATACTTAATTTAGTAATAGCATTAACCTCATACAGAAAGGTCATAAATTCTTTATACGGAACGACAATTGAATCAGCGCTTATTAATATTGGATTAATTGTTTCATTTGTGATTACAATATTAATAATGTTGGTATTTATAAATTCTAATATTATTGTAAATATGATTGATAATTTCAAATCCAAGAAAATTAAAAAGCTAAAAGACAAATATTTAAAATGGTCAAATAATTTGAAAGTAAGTATTAAGTTTCTTTGGAGTGAAAAGTTACATATAATGATTTTAGATATTATTTTAAATATAATAATTTTATCTTTGCAATCATATGCTTTATATTATTTATTTTTGAAATATGCCAATTTAAACAATAATTTTAATAATTTTATAATTGTTTTTGGTTCTATGATGTTGTTAAATATGGTTGTATATTATATACCTACACCAGGAGCTAGTGGAACAATAGAAGCTACATATCAATTAGTGTTTTCTTCAATATTAAAAATACATAAAGGCGTTTTTTTATCTATTATAGGCTGGAGATTTGCAACGTATTATCTACAAATCTTATTTGGAATATTATTAAGAATTTTTGTAAAAACATTTATTAAAGAAGAAAATTAG
- a CDS encoding glycosyltransferase family 4 protein, which produces MKVLLYSEGKSLFNVSGVGRALKHQMEALDLAGVDFTLDPKDEYDIAHVNTVGILSEKVIKQAKKRNKKVIVHTHTTYEDFKNSFILSNQLAPILKKRLINIYKMADLLISPSEYTKHLIQSYGIKNPIEVVSNGVDTNKFNCEKFKEKNFKKNLNLKGPLILSVGLPFERKGILDFYKLAKELPYYNFVWVGAKLNVIPKRIKKILKNELPNLLFPGFLSDEMLMSAFCEADIFLFPSYEENEGIVVLEALSSKTPLIIRDIPVYNNWLKHGENCLKSKNLEDFINNINSIINKNINVEKLRENGRKIAEERDLKIIGLKLKKIYGDIYEKKEK; this is translated from the coding sequence ATGAAAGTTCTATTATATTCTGAAGGAAAAAGTTTATTTAATGTTTCTGGAGTTGGAAGAGCTTTAAAGCATCAAATGGAAGCATTGGATTTAGCAGGAGTGGATTTTACATTAGATCCAAAAGATGAATATGATATAGCTCATGTAAATACAGTGGGTATTTTAAGTGAAAAAGTTATAAAACAAGCAAAAAAAAGAAATAAAAAAGTTATAGTTCATACACACACAACATATGAAGATTTCAAAAATAGTTTTATTTTAAGTAATCAATTAGCTCCTATTTTGAAAAAAAGGTTAATAAATATATATAAAATGGCAGATCTATTAATTTCACCATCTGAATATACTAAGCATTTAATTCAATCATATGGAATAAAAAATCCTATAGAAGTTGTTTCTAATGGTGTTGATACAAATAAATTTAATTGTGAAAAGTTTAAAGAAAAAAATTTTAAGAAAAATTTAAATTTAAAAGGACCATTGATTTTATCAGTTGGATTACCTTTTGAAAGAAAAGGTATTTTAGATTTTTATAAATTAGCAAAAGAGTTGCCTTATTATAACTTTGTTTGGGTAGGTGCAAAATTAAATGTAATACCTAAAAGGATAAAAAAGATATTAAAAAATGAATTACCTAATTTATTATTTCCAGGTTTTTTGTCAGATGAAATGTTAATGTCGGCATTTTGTGAAGCTGATATATTTTTATTTCCTAGTTATGAGGAAAATGAAGGTATTGTGGTTTTAGAAGCTTTGTCATCAAAAACACCATTAATTATTAGAGATATACCTGTTTATAATAATTGGCTTAAACACGGAGAAAATTGTTTAAAATCAAAAAATTTAGAAGATTTCATAAATAATATAAATTCTATTATAAACAAAAATATTAATGTTGAAAAATTAAGAGAAAATGGAAGAAAAATCGCAGAAGAGAGAGATTTAAAAATAATAGGGTTAAAGCTTAAAAAAATATATGGTGATATATATGAAAAAAAAGAAAAATGA
- a CDS encoding cyclic nucleotide-binding domain-containing protein gives MQEILYTPEKILINEGEINEYLILLKEGKLETFSNFCDYKAIENNGIFGSEIILPGIKSFESVRVVENSRVVLMEKELIEKFLLSNYSLIVYLIKKYISKIISLNNKMFNSMKNENENIADKNLSKEEISKKYLNIYRRKKFNHIEDEEIKKYFKARNLFNKGNIKEALEELKKIHYSEFDIYFQAEIEIWKYLCTILLFPDKKYYLEKTLKEKYHFIRELFSFEIFERIITNSHLEKPLVTYLKSGYLIPANTVLFYEGEFGEWAFMILSGNVRVSKINAEEEKLLAILSNEEVVGEIACFKNVLRTATVFTSTPLQIIIIEKDNLDELVKGNPNFGLKIVKNLIKRLDFERYWNSPLSFEEKLNYMIKKYGKNILNSSKLKSEEIYDLFRLNNINKNELVKYLFKSNIATLRPDGTLKFL, from the coding sequence ATGCAAGAAATATTATATACACCTGAAAAAATACTTATAAACGAAGGAGAAATAAATGAATATTTAATTTTATTAAAAGAAGGAAAATTAGAAACATTTTCTAATTTTTGTGATTATAAAGCAATTGAAAATAACGGTATTTTTGGAAGTGAAATTATTTTACCAGGAATAAAATCATTTGAATCAGTTAGAGTTGTTGAAAATAGCAGAGTTGTTTTAATGGAAAAAGAATTGATAGAAAAATTTTTACTTTCAAATTATAGTTTGATAGTTTATTTAATAAAAAAATATATTTCAAAAATTATTAGTTTAAATAATAAGATGTTTAATTCTATGAAAAATGAAAACGAAAATATTGCTGATAAAAATTTATCTAAAGAAGAAATATCTAAGAAATATTTAAATATTTATAGAAGAAAGAAATTTAACCATATTGAGGATGAAGAAATAAAAAAATACTTTAAAGCAAGAAATTTATTTAATAAAGGTAATATAAAAGAAGCTTTGGAAGAATTAAAGAAGATACATTATTCAGAGTTTGATATATACTTCCAAGCTGAGATTGAAATTTGGAAATATTTATGTACAATTTTATTGTTTCCGGATAAAAAATACTATTTAGAAAAAACATTAAAGGAGAAATACCATTTTATTAGAGAGTTATTTTCATTTGAAATTTTTGAAAGGATTATAACAAATTCTCATTTGGAAAAACCTTTAGTAACTTATTTAAAAAGTGGGTATTTGATTCCGGCAAATACTGTTTTATTTTATGAGGGAGAATTTGGAGAATGGGCATTTATGATTTTATCAGGAAATGTAAGGGTATCTAAAATTAATGCCGAAGAGGAAAAATTACTTGCTATATTATCAAATGAAGAAGTAGTAGGGGAAATTGCATGTTTTAAAAATGTATTAAGAACAGCAACCGTATTTACATCTACTCCTTTACAGATAATTATAATTGAAAAAGATAATTTAGATGAATTAGTAAAAGGAAATCCAAATTTCGGTTTAAAAATAGTGAAGAATCTTATAAAAAGGTTAGATTTTGAAAGATATTGGAATTCGCCATTGTCTTTTGAAGAAAAATTAAACTATATGATAAAAAAATATGGTAAAAATATATTGAACAGTTCAAAATTAAAATCTGAAGAAATATATGATTTATTTAGATTGAATAATATTAATAAAAATGAATTAGTAAAATATCTTTTTAAATCGAATATAGCTACTTTGAGGCCAGATGGTACATTAAAGTTTTTATAG
- a CDS encoding secondary thiamine-phosphate synthase enzyme YjbQ, whose protein sequence is MLKEFTLNTSSRSEFIDITNEIRNFIKESKINNGIAIIHIPHTTAGVTINENADPSVKNDMKQFLNKLIPEEPYFNHFEGNSDSHIKSTLVGPSLTLIIENNDILLGTWQCVYFCEFDGPRRRKFYVKIFRDK, encoded by the coding sequence ATGTTAAAAGAATTCACATTAAATACTTCATCTAGAAGTGAGTTTATTGATATAACAAATGAGATAAGAAATTTTATTAAAGAAAGTAAAATAAATAATGGAATAGCAATAATTCATATCCCACACACTACAGCGGGGGTAACGATTAATGAAAATGCTGATCCATCAGTTAAAAATGATATGAAACAATTTCTTAATAAGTTAATACCAGAGGAACCATATTTTAATCATTTTGAAGGAAATTCTGATTCTCATATAAAATCTACATTAGTAGGTCCGTCATTAACTTTGATTATAGAAAATAATGATATTTTATTAGGAACTTGGCAGTGTGTATATTTTTGTGAATTTGATGGACCAAGAAGAAGAAAGTTTTACGTTAAAATATTTAGAGATAAATAA
- a CDS encoding cell division topological specificity factor MinE: MMMGWFNFGRKKASRDVALKRMQSLVGGRRENISNISRNSGNVAVVDRYDVSINTNEITKVIRDYVRKKAKIDDKNVKIHISKDENGYTIVTNIFFR, from the coding sequence ATGATGATGGGTTGGTTTAATTTTGGAAGAAAAAAAGCAAGTAGAGATGTAGCCTTAAAAAGAATGCAAAGTTTAGTTGGCGGAAGAAGAGAAAATATTTCTAATATATCTAGAAATTCTGGAAATGTTGCAGTAGTTGATAGATATGATGTATCAATAAACACTAATGAAATAACTAAAGTTATTAGAGATTATGTTAGAAAAAAAGCAAAAATAGATGATAAAAATGTAAAAATTCATATTAGTAAAGATGAAAATGGATATACTATAGTAACAAATATATTTTTTAGATGA
- the minD gene encoding septum site-determining protein MinD — MKKSKVIVVTSGKGGVGKTTISANIGTSLALLGYDVCLIDADIGLKNLDLVLGLENRIVYTILDVIKGGKSPLEAVVKHKQIKKLNLLASSQIANKDMISPDDMKMIINELSKHFDYIIVDSPAGIERGFKNAVVAAQHAIVVTTPELTAISDADRVIGLLENEKFSEDRISLIVNRVKMHMVNKNEMLSPEDIRNGLAVELLGIIPDSEDIIIATNKGIPITLEDSSKISNIFMNIAQRISGKENPIDNDFALLKENSKKGFKGFLQKMFGGR, encoded by the coding sequence ATGAAAAAAAGCAAAGTTATAGTAGTTACCTCGGGGAAGGGAGGGGTAGGTAAAACTACTATCTCAGCTAATATTGGAACATCTTTAGCTTTATTGGGGTATGATGTTTGTTTAATTGATGCGGATATAGGATTAAAGAATTTAGATTTAGTGTTGGGATTAGAAAATAGAATTGTATATACTATATTAGATGTTATAAAAGGTGGTAAGTCGCCTTTAGAAGCTGTAGTTAAACACAAGCAAATAAAAAAATTAAATTTATTAGCTTCTTCACAAATTGCTAATAAGGATATGATATCTCCAGATGATATGAAAATGATTATAAACGAATTATCAAAGCATTTTGATTATATAATAGTTGATTCTCCAGCGGGTATTGAAAGAGGATTTAAAAACGCTGTAGTTGCAGCTCAACATGCAATTGTTGTAACCACTCCAGAGTTAACTGCAATAAGTGATGCGGATAGGGTTATAGGATTATTAGAAAATGAAAAATTTAGTGAAGATAGAATATCTTTAATAGTAAATAGAGTGAAAATGCATATGGTTAATAAAAATGAAATGCTTTCGCCAGAAGATATTAGAAATGGACTAGCTGTTGAATTATTAGGTATTATACCTGATAGCGAAGATATTATAATTGCTACAAATAAGGGAATACCAATTACATTGGAAGACAGTTCAAAAATTTCTAATATATTTATGAATATAGCTCAAAGGATTTCTGGAAAGGAAAATCCTATAGATAATGATTTTGCATTGTTAAAGGAAAATAGTAAAAAAGGCTTTAAGGGATTCCTGCAAAAAATGTTTGGTGGCAGGTGA